The proteins below are encoded in one region of Sinorhizobium meliloti:
- a CDS encoding MurR/RpiR family transcriptional regulator: MDIFATLQEERGRLSQSENRIADILLNDFEFAVNASIIELAGKADVSPPTVTRFCRRLGCESFSDFKVQLARTPYVGMRYLKPEPKSQEPGDVAQDIITKAQNALFLLHRSLDLVAIERAADRLAQAEMIYAFGSGGNSSMIAGEFQNRLFRLGLRITASSDHSMQMMMAAAARPADVIVGSSFSGRNAEIVRAFTLAREAKVPTIALTQSGSPVAQAADITVPVDLPEGNNIYRPTSTRIAYIALLDIVASLVAYRVQPQATVTLRRIKQQLVVHRDGDDRQLLGD; the protein is encoded by the coding sequence ATGGATATTTTCGCGACACTGCAGGAGGAGAGGGGGCGGTTATCCCAATCGGAGAACCGCATCGCCGATATCCTGCTCAACGATTTCGAGTTTGCGGTGAACGCTTCGATCATTGAGCTTGCCGGCAAGGCCGACGTTTCGCCGCCGACGGTCACGCGCTTCTGCCGGCGCCTCGGCTGCGAGAGCTTTTCCGATTTCAAGGTGCAGCTGGCACGCACACCCTATGTCGGCATGCGCTACCTGAAGCCCGAGCCGAAGAGCCAGGAGCCCGGGGATGTGGCACAGGATATCATCACCAAGGCGCAGAATGCGCTCTTCCTGCTGCACCGTTCGCTCGACCTTGTAGCGATCGAGCGGGCAGCCGACCGGCTTGCGCAAGCGGAAATGATCTATGCCTTCGGTTCCGGAGGCAACTCCTCGATGATCGCCGGGGAGTTCCAGAACCGTCTCTTCCGCCTGGGATTGCGCATCACCGCAAGTTCCGATCACAGCATGCAGATGATGATGGCGGCGGCCGCACGGCCGGCCGACGTTATTGTCGGCTCCTCCTTTTCGGGACGCAATGCGGAGATCGTGCGCGCCTTCACGCTTGCGCGCGAGGCCAAGGTGCCGACGATCGCGCTTACCCAGAGCGGCAGTCCGGTCGCGCAGGCCGCCGATATCACCGTGCCGGTCGACCTGCCGGAAGGAAACAACATCTATCGTCCGACCTCCACCCGTATCGCCTACATCGCACTGCTCGATATCGTCGCGAGCCTCGTCGCCTACCGCGTCCAGCCGCAGGCGACGGTGACGCTCAGGCGCATCAAGCAGCAGCTGGTGGTGCACAGGGATGGCGACGACCGACAGCTTCTCGGAGACTGA
- a CDS encoding SDR family oxidoreductase: MPKSVAIVTGAAGDIGRAIAARLGDGHDTVLVADINTEAAERTARELGGTERFLAVPCDVTDVASVAAMAQAAASVGTVRTLVNNAGAARAVSLHDTTQDIWRMDNALNLEAAFLCFRAVEEMLKESRGSVVNIASVNGMNVFGHPAYSAAKAGLLHLTRLIAVEYGKFGIRANAVAPATVRTQAWEARAAANPQVFEEAKRWYPLQRIVDPKDVAEAVHFLASPAAGAISGICLPVDCGLTAGQAEVARTFSQSIHY, from the coding sequence ATGCCGAAATCCGTAGCGATCGTCACAGGAGCTGCCGGCGACATCGGCCGCGCTATCGCCGCGCGCCTGGGCGACGGACACGACACCGTTCTCGTAGCCGACATCAACACTGAGGCGGCGGAGAGGACGGCGCGTGAACTCGGCGGAACGGAGCGCTTCCTGGCCGTCCCCTGCGATGTGACGGACGTCGCAAGCGTGGCCGCAATGGCGCAGGCTGCCGCCTCCGTCGGCACCGTGCGCACCCTCGTGAACAATGCGGGTGCCGCCCGCGCGGTCAGCCTGCACGACACCACGCAGGACATTTGGCGCATGGACAATGCACTCAACCTCGAAGCGGCCTTTCTCTGTTTCCGGGCTGTCGAAGAAATGCTGAAAGAGAGCCGGGGCTCGGTCGTCAACATCGCCTCGGTGAACGGCATGAATGTTTTCGGCCATCCGGCCTATAGCGCCGCCAAGGCGGGCCTTCTGCACCTGACGCGACTGATCGCCGTCGAATACGGCAAGTTCGGCATCCGCGCGAATGCGGTGGCGCCGGCCACGGTGCGCACGCAGGCCTGGGAGGCACGCGCAGCCGCCAATCCGCAGGTCTTCGAGGAGGCGAAGCGCTGGTATCCCCTGCAGCGTATCGTCGACCCGAAGGACGTCGCCGAAGCGGTGCATTTCCTTGCCAGCCCCGCCGCCGGAGCCATCTCCGGCATCTGCCTGCCGGTCGACTGCGGGCTGACCGCCGGACAGGCGGAAGTCGCGCGGACCTTCTCGCAATCGATCCATTACTGA
- a CDS encoding beta-N-acetylhexosaminidase, which produces MLPVLYRLESAWQPDGGPFGRFTFSLFNLSGGPLSAFRLVYTSLTRVIEGAACENAVFLRRNANFHEFAPPEGLTLAHGEHWTFTVNGLHREAKHCTDGAKSAYLTLADGSHVPVAVSDLRLEGAVSELPPVRLPKGRLELPFALQPWPAEIDAAPGEAVPDVLYPAAESNADEVDAVSNVLALFHRLFSAGHAPFSLAPSPQGLPIVFKKKAELEGEAYRLAFSDREIRLDYGAAAGRQYALTTLAQLIDGARNHGGDFRFPASGEIADRPRYGWRGCHLDVSRQFYPTADIVRLIDILAWFKLNIFHWHLTDDEAWRLEIKAYPTLTTLGVMRGPDEPMLPQLGNGAEPVGGFYSHADVKAIVAHAAALSIEVVPEIDIPGHSTAALVALPELSDGQEAPESYHSVQGYPNNALNPAIPLTYEFLEKVFDEMVELFPSRYIHVGGDEVADGSWLASPLARKLMEQEGISGTFALQSYFLKKVKQMLTARGRKLVGWNEVAHGGGVGTEGTLLMAWENPKVGIELAREGYDVVMTPGQAYYLDMAQADAWQEPGASWAGTATPAHTYAYEAEGEFPEELKSRMKGVQACIWSEHFLSRGYFNRLVFPRLPAIAEAAWTPKDDKDWLRFAAIAPLSPIL; this is translated from the coding sequence ATGCTGCCGGTTCTCTATCGCCTCGAATCTGCCTGGCAACCGGATGGCGGTCCGTTCGGGCGCTTCACCTTCAGCCTCTTCAATCTATCGGGCGGGCCGCTCAGCGCCTTCCGGCTGGTCTACACCTCGCTCACCCGCGTCATTGAAGGGGCCGCTTGCGAAAACGCGGTTTTCCTGCGCCGCAACGCCAATTTCCATGAATTCGCGCCGCCCGAAGGACTGACGCTCGCCCATGGCGAACACTGGACGTTCACCGTCAATGGTCTGCACCGCGAGGCGAAGCATTGCACCGACGGGGCGAAGTCGGCCTATCTGACGCTCGCCGATGGCAGTCATGTTCCCGTGGCGGTCTCCGACCTTCGTCTCGAAGGCGCCGTGAGCGAGCTGCCGCCGGTACGTCTTCCCAAAGGCCGGCTCGAGCTTCCTTTCGCGCTGCAGCCCTGGCCTGCCGAGATCGACGCGGCGCCTGGAGAAGCGGTACCGGACGTCCTCTATCCCGCAGCGGAAAGCAATGCGGACGAGGTCGATGCCGTCTCCAACGTCCTCGCTCTATTCCATCGGCTGTTTTCGGCCGGACACGCTCCCTTCAGTCTTGCGCCGTCCCCGCAAGGGCTGCCGATCGTCTTCAAGAAAAAAGCGGAGCTCGAAGGCGAAGCCTACAGGCTTGCCTTTTCCGATCGGGAGATCCGGCTTGATTATGGAGCGGCGGCCGGCAGGCAATATGCCCTGACGACGCTCGCGCAGTTGATCGACGGCGCGCGAAACCACGGAGGCGATTTCAGGTTTCCCGCCTCCGGCGAAATCGCGGACCGGCCACGCTATGGCTGGCGCGGCTGTCACCTCGATGTCTCGCGGCAATTCTACCCGACGGCCGACATCGTGCGGCTCATCGATATTCTCGCCTGGTTCAAGCTCAACATCTTCCACTGGCACCTGACCGACGACGAAGCCTGGCGGCTGGAGATCAAGGCCTATCCGACGCTGACGACGCTCGGCGTCATGCGCGGCCCGGACGAGCCTATGCTGCCTCAACTCGGCAACGGCGCCGAACCGGTCGGCGGCTTCTACAGCCACGCGGACGTGAAGGCGATCGTCGCGCATGCTGCGGCGCTCAGCATCGAAGTCGTCCCGGAGATCGACATACCCGGCCACAGCACTGCCGCGCTCGTGGCGCTTCCCGAACTCTCCGATGGCCAGGAGGCGCCGGAAAGCTACCACTCGGTCCAGGGCTATCCGAACAATGCCCTGAACCCGGCCATCCCGCTCACCTATGAATTCCTAGAGAAGGTGTTCGACGAAATGGTCGAGCTCTTTCCCAGCCGGTATATCCATGTCGGCGGGGACGAGGTGGCCGACGGCTCATGGCTCGCGTCACCGCTGGCGCGAAAGCTCATGGAGCAGGAAGGGATTTCCGGCACCTTCGCGCTGCAGTCCTATTTCCTCAAGAAGGTGAAACAGATGCTGACGGCGCGCGGGCGCAAACTCGTTGGCTGGAACGAGGTCGCGCATGGCGGCGGCGTTGGAACCGAGGGCACGCTGCTGATGGCCTGGGAGAACCCGAAAGTTGGCATCGAGCTTGCGCGCGAAGGCTACGACGTCGTGATGACCCCGGGTCAGGCCTATTATCTCGACATGGCCCAGGCGGATGCGTGGCAGGAGCCCGGCGCGAGCTGGGCCGGCACGGCGACGCCGGCGCACACCTATGCCTATGAGGCGGAAGGAGAGTTCCCGGAAGAGCTGAAGAGCCGGATGAAGGGAGTCCAGGCCTGCATCTGGTCCGAGCATTTCCTGTCGCGCGGTTATTTCAACCGCCTCGTCTTTCCCCGGCTGCCGGCAATCGCCGAGGCGGCCTGGACCCCGAAGGACGACAAGGATTGGCTGCGCTTTGCCGCGATCGCGCCCTTGAGCCCCATTCTGTGA
- a CDS encoding M81 family metallopeptidase, whose amino-acid sequence MRIAVGGIHTECSTYSPVLMTVEDFRVLRGEDLLRSDYFGFLRAEGINHLPLLHARAVPGGPVSRPAYDAFKTEFLARLKAALPLDGLYLAMHGAIKVDGMDDAEGDWITAARAVIGPDCPLAVSYDLHGNVSQRIIDQIDIFAAYRTAPHIDTRETMVRAWSMLVEALRSGKRPGVAWARVPLLLPGERTSTEGEPAASLYRVLPEFDKRPGILDANLMVGYVWADEPRATACSVVTGSDKGAASKAAEEIAANYWQQRDNFHFGSLTGSLADMLGIAERATTAPVILADSGDNPTGGGVGDRADVLIALLERGWRDALIAGIADRPAVEACFVTGAGGTLTLRIGGSLDPSSPSAEVEAKVVHLDDPGPVAERQAVVQAGGIVVVLSARRRPYHNIEDFARLGLHPGTARLLVVKSGYLSPELAPIANPNLMALTNGVVNQDIEKLESLHRQRPIFPFDRDFEFHPSASLSARWT is encoded by the coding sequence ATGCGGATCGCCGTCGGTGGAATCCATACGGAATGCAGCACCTATTCGCCCGTATTGATGACGGTCGAAGATTTCCGGGTGCTGAGGGGAGAGGACCTCTTGCGGTCTGATTATTTCGGCTTCCTGCGCGCTGAAGGGATAAACCACCTTCCGCTCCTGCATGCGCGGGCCGTCCCCGGCGGGCCGGTTTCGCGCCCGGCCTATGACGCCTTCAAGACCGAGTTCCTGGCGCGGCTGAAAGCCGCGCTCCCTCTCGACGGGCTCTATCTCGCCATGCACGGCGCGATCAAGGTCGACGGGATGGACGACGCCGAGGGCGACTGGATCACCGCCGCCCGCGCCGTCATCGGCCCCGATTGCCCGCTTGCCGTCAGCTACGATCTCCATGGCAATGTCAGTCAGCGGATCATCGATCAGATCGATATCTTTGCGGCCTACCGGACCGCGCCGCATATCGATACGCGCGAGACCATGGTTCGGGCATGGTCGATGCTGGTGGAGGCGCTTCGTTCCGGCAAGCGGCCCGGTGTCGCCTGGGCACGGGTGCCGCTTCTCCTTCCCGGAGAACGCACTTCGACGGAGGGCGAGCCGGCGGCGAGCCTCTATCGCGTCCTGCCTGAATTCGACAAGCGGCCCGGCATCCTCGACGCCAATCTGATGGTGGGCTACGTCTGGGCCGACGAGCCGAGAGCGACCGCCTGCTCCGTCGTCACTGGCTCGGACAAGGGCGCCGCCTCGAAGGCGGCTGAGGAAATCGCCGCAAACTACTGGCAGCAAAGGGACAACTTTCATTTCGGATCGCTCACCGGATCGCTGGCCGACATGCTCGGCATCGCCGAGCGGGCGACCACGGCGCCCGTAATCCTTGCCGATTCCGGCGACAACCCCACGGGTGGCGGCGTCGGCGACCGGGCGGATGTGTTGATCGCGCTTCTCGAGCGCGGCTGGCGCGATGCGTTGATCGCCGGCATTGCCGATCGGCCGGCCGTCGAAGCCTGTTTCGTGACCGGCGCGGGCGGAACGCTGACGTTGCGGATCGGCGGCAGTCTCGACCCGTCGAGCCCGTCCGCAGAGGTCGAGGCCAAAGTGGTGCATCTGGATGATCCGGGACCGGTTGCCGAGCGGCAGGCGGTGGTTCAGGCCGGAGGCATAGTGGTCGTGTTGTCGGCGCGACGCCGCCCCTATCATAACATCGAGGACTTTGCCCGCCTCGGTCTCCACCCGGGGACCGCGCGGCTGCTCGTCGTCAAGTCCGGTTACCTCTCGCCGGAGCTTGCGCCGATCGCCAATCCGAACCTGATGGCGCTGACGAACGGCGTCGTCAATCAGGATATCGAGAAGCTGGAAAGCCTGCACCGGCAGCGGCCGATCTTCCCCTTCGACCGCGATTTCGAGTTTCACCCCAGCGCCAGCCTGTCCGCTCGCTGGACCTGA
- a CDS encoding MFS transporter — protein sequence MSSPLLIAMRNPVIRTSMIAIVLFGFSGAATSPYQSVVGITELGLSDGFYSALIFAAALVNVAVSVTIGIVADRVGNYRTLMLAVILCGVVGYGAVYLLPTKGSFVLAALMLLPVHGALNPLLFAYVRTAAKEMGGRHAAAVNSGIRAAISLSWVLVPGLVGLVLSARGSMLPAYLLASLGCLANFVLVLRLLPEKASVDGALGKRLSFLASFGEILSLRVLARLLAIALISSMLHVTAAVLPLIVTGAAGGKVSDIGIIVGIVAFLEVVFIVVWGRIQYRLSHIDALALGTAIYVLNMALLGLSTERWHIYALTLISAFGAAALISIPITYLQELIADRPGLGSSLISVNVFLGAGFGAALFALGTRISDYSGAALLSSLAGIAGLLLLLFLDGDRRGKASAS from the coding sequence ATGTCTTCCCCGCTGTTGATCGCCATGCGCAATCCGGTCATCCGGACGAGCATGATCGCCATCGTCCTGTTCGGTTTTTCGGGGGCCGCGACGTCGCCCTACCAATCGGTCGTCGGCATCACCGAACTGGGATTGAGCGACGGGTTCTATTCGGCGCTGATCTTCGCAGCGGCACTGGTCAATGTTGCGGTCAGCGTGACGATCGGCATCGTCGCCGACCGCGTCGGCAATTACCGGACACTGATGCTGGCGGTCATTCTCTGCGGGGTTGTCGGTTACGGGGCGGTTTATCTGCTGCCGACTAAGGGGAGCTTCGTACTTGCGGCCCTCATGCTGTTGCCCGTTCACGGCGCACTCAATCCGCTGCTCTTCGCCTATGTCCGCACGGCTGCGAAAGAGATGGGCGGCAGGCATGCGGCTGCCGTCAATTCCGGCATTCGTGCGGCCATATCGCTCTCCTGGGTATTGGTTCCCGGACTGGTCGGATTGGTGCTGTCGGCGCGCGGCAGCATGCTGCCGGCCTATCTTCTGGCAAGCCTCGGCTGTCTCGCCAATTTCGTGCTCGTCTTGCGGCTGCTGCCGGAAAAGGCGAGCGTGGACGGTGCTTTGGGCAAACGCCTCTCGTTTCTCGCGTCCTTCGGCGAGATATTATCGCTGCGCGTTCTGGCACGGCTTCTCGCCATCGCCCTGATCTCGTCAATGCTGCACGTCACTGCGGCGGTGCTGCCGCTGATCGTCACCGGTGCAGCCGGCGGCAAGGTGAGCGACATCGGCATCATCGTCGGTATCGTCGCTTTTCTGGAGGTGGTGTTCATCGTGGTCTGGGGACGTATCCAGTACCGGCTCAGCCATATCGATGCGCTCGCGCTCGGCACGGCAATCTATGTCCTGAACATGGCCCTGCTCGGGCTTTCGACCGAGCGCTGGCACATTTATGCGTTGACGCTCATCAGCGCTTTCGGCGCAGCGGCGCTGATCAGCATCCCGATCACCTATCTGCAGGAACTGATCGCGGACCGGCCCGGTCTGGGCAGTTCGCTGATCTCGGTGAACGTCTTCCTGGGGGCAGGATTCGGCGCCGCTCTTTTTGCGCTCGGAACGCGCATCAGCGACTATTCGGGAGCCGCGCTTCTAAGCTCCCTTGCAGGCATCGCCGGGCTCTTGCTGCTGCTTTTCCTGGATGGCGACCGCCGAGGAAAAGCGTCTGCGTCCTGA
- a CDS encoding IS630-like element ISRm2011-2 family transposase (programmed frameshift): MARPFSNDLRERVVDAVTGEGLSCRAAAKRFGIGISTAIDWVRRFRETGSAAPGQMGGHKPRKLSGPHRAWLLCRCRERDFTLHGLVAELSERGLKVDYRAVWTFVHEEGLSYKKKTLVASERERPDVARHRARWLKHCPGIDPARLVFIDETWTKTNMAPLRGWAPRGERLVGYAPFGHWNTMTFVAALRADRVSAPFILDGPINGERFRIYVQQVLVPELKAGDIVILDNLGSHKGQEIRAAIRKAGARLFFLPKYSPDLNPIEKLFAKIKHWLREAQARSRDAIHDELRHILQAVTPQECAAYFKEAGYERA; the protein is encoded by the exons ATGGCGAGACCTTTTTCGAATGATCTTCGGGAACGCGTTGTCGATGCGGTGACGGGCGAGGGCCTATCGTGCCGGGCAGCGGCCAAGCGCTTCGGCATCGGCATCAGCACCGCGATCGATTGGGTGCGGCGGTTTCGCGAGACGGGCAGCGCCGCACCCGGCCAGATGGGTGGGCACAAGCCCCGCAAGCTTTCCGGTCCGCACCGGGCTTGGCTGCTTTGCCGCTGCCGCGAGCGCGACTTCACGCTGCACGGACTTGTCGCCGAGTTGAGCGAGCGCGGCCTGAAGGTGGATTATCGCGCCGTCTGGACCTTCGTGCACGAAGAGGGGTTGAGTTATA AAAAAAAGACGCTGGTCGCCAGCGAACGGGAGCGGCCCGACGTCGCCCGCCACCGGGCACGATGGCTGAAGCACTGCCCCGGAATTGATCCCGCCCGCCTCGTTTTCATCGATGAGACCTGGACGAAGACGAACATGGCGCCGCTGCGGGGCTGGGCGCCTCGCGGCGAACGACTGGTGGGCTACGCCCCCTTCGGCCATTGGAACACCATGACCTTTGTCGCCGCACTCAGGGCCGACCGCGTCAGCGCTCCCTTTATCCTCGATGGCCCGATCAATGGCGAACGCTTCCGCATCTATGTCCAGCAAGTTCTGGTGCCGGAACTCAAAGCCGGCGACATCGTCATCCTGGACAATCTCGGCTCCCATAAGGGTCAGGAGATCCGCGCCGCCATCCGTAAGGCCGGCGCCCGCCTGTTCTTTCTGCCGAAATATTCCCCCGATCTCAATCCGATCGAAAAGCTCTTCGCCAAAATCAAGCACTGGTTGCGTGAGGCACAGGCCAGATCACGCGATGCAATCCATGACGAACTGCGCCACATTCTCCAAGCCGTCACCCCACAGGAATGCGCAGCCTACTTCAAAGAGGCGGGATATGAACGGGCTTAA
- the hutU gene encoding urocanate hydratase, translating into MNNPRHNIREVRSPRGTEISAKSWLTEAPLRMLMNNLDPDVAENPHELVVYGGIGRAARTWADFDRIVASLKDLNEDETLLVQSGKPVGVFRTHKDAPRVLIANSNLVPHWATWDHFNELDKKGLAMYGQMTAGSWIYIGTQGIVQGTYETFVEAGRQHYGGNLKGKWILTGGLGGMGGAQPLAAVMAGACCLAVECNPDSIDFRLRTRYLDEKAETLEEAMEMIERWTKAGEPKSVGLLGNAAEILPEMVRRGIRPDMVTDQTSAHDPINGYLPKGWTMAEWKAKRESDPKAVEKAARASMRDHVEAMLAFWDSGVPTLDYGNNIRQVAKDEGLERAFDFPGFVPAYIRPLFCRGIGPFRWAALSGDPEDIYRTDRKVKELLPDNKHLHNWLDMARERIAFQGLPARICWVGLGDRHRLGLAFNEMVRSGELKAPIVIGRDHLDSGSVASPNRETEAMKDGSDAVSDWPLLNALLNTASGATWVSLHHGGGVGMGFSQHSGMVICCDGTDDAARRIERVLWNDPATGVMRHADAGYDIAVDCAREKGLRLPGILGE; encoded by the coding sequence ATGAACAATCCGCGCCACAATATTCGCGAAGTGCGCAGCCCGCGCGGCACCGAGATCAGCGCCAAGAGCTGGCTGACGGAAGCGCCGCTCCGCATGCTGATGAACAATCTCGACCCTGATGTCGCCGAAAATCCGCACGAGCTCGTCGTCTATGGCGGCATCGGCCGCGCAGCCCGCACCTGGGCCGATTTCGACCGCATCGTGGCGTCTCTGAAGGACCTCAACGAGGACGAGACCCTCCTCGTCCAGTCCGGCAAGCCGGTCGGCGTCTTCCGCACGCACAAGGATGCTCCGCGGGTGCTGATCGCCAACTCCAATCTCGTGCCGCACTGGGCGACCTGGGATCACTTCAACGAGCTGGATAAGAAGGGTCTTGCCATGTACGGCCAGATGACCGCCGGCTCGTGGATCTATATCGGCACGCAAGGCATCGTCCAGGGCACCTATGAGACCTTCGTGGAGGCCGGTCGTCAGCACTATGGCGGCAACCTGAAAGGCAAGTGGATCCTGACGGGCGGCCTCGGCGGCATGGGTGGAGCCCAGCCGCTCGCCGCCGTCATGGCCGGCGCCTGCTGCCTCGCCGTCGAATGCAATCCGGACTCGATCGATTTCCGCCTGCGCACGCGCTACCTCGATGAGAAGGCCGAGACGCTCGAAGAAGCCATGGAAATGATCGAGCGCTGGACGAAAGCCGGCGAGCCAAAATCGGTCGGCCTGTTGGGCAATGCAGCCGAGATACTCCCGGAAATGGTCCGTCGCGGCATCCGCCCCGATATGGTCACGGACCAGACCTCGGCGCACGATCCGATCAACGGCTATCTGCCGAAGGGCTGGACGATGGCCGAATGGAAGGCCAAGCGCGAGAGCGACCCGAAGGCGGTCGAGAAGGCCGCCCGCGCCTCGATGCGCGACCATGTCGAGGCGATGCTCGCCTTCTGGGATTCCGGCGTCCCGACCCTCGACTACGGCAACAACATCCGCCAGGTGGCCAAGGACGAAGGTCTCGAGCGCGCTTTCGATTTCCCCGGCTTCGTACCGGCCTATATCCGTCCGCTGTTCTGCAGGGGCATCGGCCCCTTCCGTTGGGCGGCGCTCTCCGGCGATCCGGAAGACATTTACAGGACTGACCGGAAGGTGAAGGAGCTGCTGCCGGACAACAAGCACCTGCACAACTGGCTCGACATGGCGCGCGAGCGCATCGCTTTCCAGGGCCTGCCTGCACGCATCTGCTGGGTCGGACTCGGCGATCGTCACCGCCTCGGCCTCGCCTTCAACGAAATGGTGCGCAGCGGCGAGCTGAAGGCGCCGATCGTGATCGGCCGCGACCATCTCGACTCCGGCTCAGTCGCCTCGCCGAACCGCGAGACCGAGGCGATGAAGGACGGCTCGGATGCGGTCTCCGACTGGCCGCTGCTGAACGCGCTCCTCAACACCGCCTCCGGTGCTACCTGGGTGTCACTGCACCACGGCGGCGGCGTCGGCATGGGCTTCTCGCAGCATTCCGGCATGGTGATCTGCTGCGACGGTACCGACGATGCGGCGCGCCGCATCGAGCGCGTCCTGTGGAACGACCCGGCAACGGGCGTCATGCGCCACGCCGATGCAGGCTATGACATTGCGGTAGACTGCGCTCGTGAAAAGGGCCTGCGCCTGCCGGGCATATTGGGGGAGTGA
- the hutG gene encoding N-formylglutamate deformylase yields the protein MAVFEVRQGSSPVILGFPHTGTDVPASIRERLNDNGRILADTDWHIHDLYQGLLPDATAVRATFHRYVIDANRDPAGVSLYPGQNTTGLVPETDFDGLPIWKEGEGPTEVDITERLRDFHAPYHAALSAEIARVKAIHGVVVLYDCHSIRSHIPFLFEGRLPDFNIGTDMGKTCATEIERAAAEIAAGAECYSHILNGRFKGGWTTRHYGRPEQGVHAIQMELAQSTHLATEAPPFALDRAKADRLRRPLKAILERIETVAKELKRTGSEA from the coding sequence ATGGCCGTCTTCGAAGTCAGGCAGGGCAGCTCGCCCGTCATCCTCGGCTTTCCGCACACGGGCACCGACGTGCCTGCCTCGATCCGGGAACGGCTCAACGACAATGGCCGCATCCTCGCCGATACGGACTGGCATATCCACGATCTCTACCAAGGTCTTCTGCCGGACGCGACCGCGGTTCGCGCGACCTTTCACCGCTACGTCATAGATGCCAATCGCGATCCTGCAGGCGTCAGCCTCTATCCCGGCCAGAACACAACCGGGCTCGTGCCCGAAACTGATTTCGATGGTCTGCCTATCTGGAAAGAAGGCGAAGGTCCGACGGAGGTCGACATAACAGAGCGCCTGCGCGATTTTCACGCGCCCTATCACGCGGCGCTCTCCGCAGAGATCGCCCGCGTCAAGGCGATCCATGGCGTCGTCGTGCTTTACGATTGCCATTCTATCCGCTCGCATATTCCCTTCCTCTTCGAAGGCCGGCTGCCGGACTTCAATATCGGCACCGATATGGGAAAGACCTGCGCCACTGAAATTGAACGGGCAGCCGCAGAAATCGCAGCCGGAGCAGAGTGTTACAGCCATATCCTCAATGGCCGTTTCAAGGGTGGGTGGACGACCCGTCACTATGGCCGCCCGGAACAGGGCGTGCACGCGATCCAGATGGAACTGGCGCAATCGACGCATCTGGCGACGGAAGCACCGCCCTTCGCTTTGGACCGGGCGAAAGCCGACAGGCTTCGCCGTCCGCTGAAAGCCATTCTGGAACGCATCGAAACAGTCGCTAAAGAGCTCAAAAGGACAGGGAGCGAGGCATGA